The Nycticebus coucang isolate mNycCou1 chromosome 2, mNycCou1.pri, whole genome shotgun sequence genome includes a window with the following:
- the DIRAS2 gene encoding GTP-binding protein Di-Ras2, which translates to MPEQSNDYRVAVFGAGGVGKSSLVLRFVKGTFRESYIPTVEDTYRQVISCDKSICTLQITDTTGSHQFPAMQRLSISKGHAFILVYSITSRQSLEELKPIYEQICEIKGDVESIPIMLVGNKCDESPSREVQSGEAEALARTWKCAFMETSAKLNHNVKELFQELLNLEKRRTVSLQIDGKKSKQQKRKEKLKGKCVVM; encoded by the coding sequence ATGCCTGAGCAAAGCAACGATTACCGGGTGGCCGTGTTTGGGGCAGGTGGTGTCGGCAAGAGCTCCCTGGTCTTGAGGTTTGTGAAAGGCACGTTCCGGGAGAGCTACATCCCCACGGTGGAAGACACCTACCGGCAGGTCATCAGCTGCGACAAGAGCATCTGCACGCTGCAGATCACAGACACCACTGGCAGCCACCAGTTCCCCGCCATGCAGCGGCTGTCCATCTCCAAGGGGCACGCCTTCATCCTGGTGTACTCCATCACCAGCCGCCAGTCCCTGGAGGAGCTCAAACCCATCTACGAGCAAATCTGCGAGATCAAGGGGGACGTGGAGAGCATCCCCATCATGCTGGTGGGGAACAAATGTGACGAGAGCCCCAGCCGCGAGGTGCAGAGTGGCGAAGCTGAGGCGCTGGCGCGCACGTGGAAGTGCGCCTTCATGGAGACCTCAGCCAAGCTCAACCACAACGTGAAGGAGCTTTTCCAGGAGCTGCTCAACCTGGAGAAGCGCAGGACCGTGAGCCTACAGATCGACGGGAAAAAGAGCAAgcagcagaaaaggaaagagaagctcAAAGGCAAGTGCGTGGTCATGTGA